AAATTTAGGCAATCCAAATGGTCCTCTTTACTTTCCAATCGGATTAAGTTTTTTATTATTGATTTTTAGTGTTTTATATCTCTTCCAAGAACTTAAAACATTAAATAAAGAAAACAAGAAAATCACACAAATGCTTTCCGGGCGCACTCCTAAACTTATTGGTTTAACCGTTTTATTAGGTGTAGGGTATGCGTTCATTTTTGAGATCATTGGATTTTTATTTTCTACAGTTCTGTTTCTAGGCGCACTATTATTTTTCGTGAATGGCAAACAA
This genomic stretch from Metabacillus sp. B2-18 harbors:
- a CDS encoding tripartite tricarboxylate transporter TctB family protein, translating into MKIIKMGMPIFLILLSVVFLIGSFNLPKANLGNPNGPLYFPIGLSFLLLIFSVLYLFQELKTLNKENKKITQMLSGRTPKLIGLTVLLGVGYAFIFEIIGFLFSTVLFLGALLFFVNGKQKWKVNLIVTVCFSFLSWYAFSVLLGVSLP